TTCAATTTAttaattgtttttttcttgtttagcttttaattttaattctttctttttcttctgAATTCCTTTTAAGCAGTACTTCTGATTTCTAAAAAAGTTTGGATCcaactaaaaaaaaaagatatatacatatatatatatatataatatactcatattttatatatcacTATTATGACAACACACTGATATAATCATATGTATgttgtaaaaaatatgggTATATAAGAATCGTTCATATAAATGTAcaaatatgtttatatttaaaataaaacatataattataagacatattttttacataaataatcTTACCCCTTTACGTGACATGAATTTATGTTTCTTAGGTTTCTTTATTCCATTCTTATGGGCTTTTCGgttctatatataataatggaaaaaaaatatatatatatatatatatatagaatataatatacttataatatgaaatcATCAAACCAATTGTGATACATTTTGGAAAAAAGGATATATGTACAAAATTGTAagcatataaaatatgtgttacatatatatatatatatatatacagatctatatattataaggatgcattttatatacaaatatcaatatatataacataaaaaaaaaaaaaaaatgaaaaatatttacaactattatattaataataacaaaataaaatatatataaataatatatataataagttTATCATTACTTGATTATGATTCGTGT
This is a stretch of genomic DNA from Plasmodium reichenowi strain SY57 chromosome 14, whole genome shotgun sequence. It encodes these proteins:
- a CDS encoding 60S ribosomal protein L29, putative; the protein is MAKSKNHTNHNQNRKAHKNGIKKPKKHKFMSRKGLDPNFFRNQKYCLKGIQKKKKELKLKAKQEKNN